The proteins below come from a single Ictalurus punctatus breed USDA103 chromosome 29, Coco_2.0, whole genome shotgun sequence genomic window:
- the clta gene encoding clathrin light chain A isoform X1, with the protein MDDFDMLGAPQNNAGNGVGGEDDDPAAAFLAQQESEIAGIENDEGFSILDGGEIPQSLTDNNGGALNGDMHETNGPSDFYAAISSADRMQAEPESLRKWREEQLERLEVLDANSRKQEAEWKEKAKEELEEWHARQDEQLAKTKINNRAAEEAILSDADDGSPGTEWERVARLCDFNPKTSKQAKDVSRMRSVLISLKQTPLVR; encoded by the exons ATGGATGATTTTGATATGCTCGGCGCGCCTCAGAACAACGCGGGAAATGGCGTCGGTGGTGAGGATGATGATCCCGCCGCGGCTTTCCTCGCGCAGCAGGAGAGTGAGATCGCGGGCATAGAGAATGATGAAGGCTTCAGCATCCTGGACGGCGGAGAGATTCCACAAAGCCTCACTGACAACAACG GTGGAGCACTGAATGGAGATATGCACGAG ACTAACGGCCCCTCTGACTTTTACGCTGCCATCTCCAGTGCTGACCGCATGCAGGCGGAGCCCGAAAGTCTGCGCAAGTGGAGGGAGGAGCAACTCGAAAGACTGGAGGTTCTGG atgcAAACTCTCGTAAACAGGAAGCGGAGTGGAAGGAGAAAGCGAAGGAGGAGTTGGAGGAGTGGCACGCTCGACAAGACGAACAGCTCGCTAAGACTAAAATCAACAACAg GGCAGCGGAGGAGGCGATCCTGTCGGATGCGGATGACGGCAGTCCCGGGACGGAGTGGGAGCGCGTGGCGCGACTCTGCGACTTCAACCCCAAAACCAGCAAACAGGCCAAAGACGTGTCCCGCATGCGCTCGGTCCTCATCTCGCTCAAACAGACCCCGCTCGTccgctaa
- the clta gene encoding clathrin light chain A isoform X2: MDDFDMLGAPQNNAGNGVGGEDDDPAAAFLAQQESEIAGIENDEGFSILDGGEIPQSLTDNNGGALNGDMHETNGPSDFYAAISSADRMQAEPESLRKWREEQLERLEVLDANSRKQEAEWKEKAKEELEEWHARQDEQLAKTKINNRVLDEDFYKQPFAHLIGYVTHINHPCYRLDQLSKKTEQNHDDDDNYLKK, encoded by the exons ATGGATGATTTTGATATGCTCGGCGCGCCTCAGAACAACGCGGGAAATGGCGTCGGTGGTGAGGATGATGATCCCGCCGCGGCTTTCCTCGCGCAGCAGGAGAGTGAGATCGCGGGCATAGAGAATGATGAAGGCTTCAGCATCCTGGACGGCGGAGAGATTCCACAAAGCCTCACTGACAACAACG GTGGAGCACTGAATGGAGATATGCACGAG ACTAACGGCCCCTCTGACTTTTACGCTGCCATCTCCAGTGCTGACCGCATGCAGGCGGAGCCCGAAAGTCTGCGCAAGTGGAGGGAGGAGCAACTCGAAAGACTGGAGGTTCTGG atgcAAACTCTCGTAAACAGGAAGCGGAGTGGAAGGAGAAAGCGAAGGAGGAGTTGGAGGAGTGGCACGCTCGACAAGACGAACAGCTCGCTAAGACTAAAATCAACAACAg GGTTTTGGATGAGGATTTCTACAAACAGCCCTTCGCTCACCTGATTGGTTATGT CACTCATATTAACCATCCTTGCTACCGCCTAGACCAGTTAAgtaaaaaaacagaacagaatcatgatgatgatgataattatttaaaaaagtag
- the nansa gene encoding N-acetylneuraminic acid synthase a (The RefSeq protein has 1 substitution compared to this genomic sequence), giving the protein MPLQVELCPGRMIGGDHPCFIIAEIGQNHQGDIEIAKKMIRMAKDCGADCAKFQKSELEYKFNKRALERPYTSKHSWGKTYGEHKRHLEFTHEQYRELQRYAQEVGIYFTASGMDEMAVEFLHKLNVPFFKVGSGDTNNFPYLETTAQKGRPMVVSSGMQSMETMRRVYQTVKKHNENFCILQCTSAYPLEPEHVNLRVITEYQKEFPDIPIGYSGHETGISVSVAAVALGAKVLERHVTLDKSWKGSDHSASLDPSELAELVRSIRIVERALGDGIKEMLPCEKPCHDKLGKSVVAKTVIPKGTELTLDMLTVKVAEPKGIAPEEIFELLGRKTMKDIGMDESVTENAVENYGKRTKA; this is encoded by the exons ATGCCTCTGCAGGTTGAGTTGTGTCCCGGCCGCATGATCGGAGGAGATCACCCGTGTTTTATAATCGCGGAAATCGGACAAAATCACCAGGGAGACATTGAGATCGCCAAGAAAATGATCCGAATGGCCAAA GATTGTGGTGCAGACTGTGCGAAGTTCCAGAAGAGTGAGCTGGAGTATAAGTTTAATAAGCGTGCTCTGGAGAGACCCTACACCTCCAAACACTCATGGGGGAAAACGTACGGAGAACACAAGCGGCACCTGGAGTTCACACACGAGCAGTACAGGGAGCTGCAGCGTTACGCTCAGGAAGTTGGCATCTACTTCACCGCCTCGGGCATGGACGAG ATGGCTGTGGAATTTCTTCACAAACTCAATGTGCCTTTCTTTAAAGTCGGCTCCGGAGACACCAATAACTTCCCGTACCTGGAGACAACGGCTCAGAAAG GTCGTCCGATGGTGGTCTCCAGCGGGATGCAGAGTATGGAGACGATGCGGCGTGTGTATCAAACAGTGAAGAAACACAATGAGAATTTCTGCATCCTGCAGTGTACCAGCGCCTACCCTCTCGAACCCGAGCACGTTAATCTGCGTGTCATCACG GAATACCAAAAGGAGTTCCCGGACATCCCGATTGGCTACTCGGGTCATGAGACGGGCATCAGTGTGTCGGTGGCGGCCGTGGCACTGGGTGCGAAGGTGTTGGAGCGTCATGTGACTCTGGATAAAAGCTGGAAGGGCAGCGACCACTCCGCCTCCCTCGACCCCTCTGAACTCGCCGAGTTGGTACGATCCATCCGAATTGTGGAGCGGGCGCTAGGCGACGGCATCAAAGAAATGCTGCCCTGTGAGAAACCCTGCCATGACAAG ctgGGTAAGTCTGTAGTGGCGAAGACGGTGATCCCTAAGGGAACCGAGTTAACCCTCGACATGCTGACAGTGAAGGTGGCCGAGCCGAAGGGCATTGCACCGGAGGAAATTTTCGAGCTGCTGGGGAGGAAAACGATGAAGGACATTGGGATGGACGAGAGCGTGACCGAGAACGCAGTGGAGAACTACGGAAAACGAACCAAAGTGTGA
- the gne gene encoding bifunctional UDP-N-acetylglucosamine 2-epimerase/N-acetylmannosamine kinase isoform X2: protein MQRVDEKMEREESGGNEGTRQRLKVCVATCNRADYSKLAPIMFGLKSQPDLFELEVVVLGSHLIDDYGNTYRMIEQDEFNISASLHTIVRGEDEAAMVESLGLALVKLPDVLLRLAPHVLIVHGDRFDSLAVATAAALMNVRILHVEGGEVSGTIDDSIRHAITKLAHYHAVCTHAAQMHLLAMCEDHDRILMAGCPSYDRLLNARHHDDHEDIIKAWLGDGVKESEYIVALQHPVTTDIKNSIKIYELMLDALITFKKKTLILFPNVDAGSKEMVRVMRKKGIEQHPCFRAVKHVPFTQFIQLVAHAGCMVGNSSCGVREAGAFGTPVVNLGTRQTGRETGENVLHVRDADTHNKIYHALELQFGKRYPCSKIYGDGNAVSRIMKFLQSIDLLEPVQKTFSFPPVREDSVSQDIDHILETQSALGIDLGGTNLRVGIVTMTGKIMRKYSQPNPKTYEERMELILSMCKQAMADAVPLNCRILGVGVSTGGRVNPQNGMVLDSTKLINEWSHIDLRSPVSQSLHLPVWVDNDGNCAALAERKFGHGKGVENFVTLITGTGIGGGIIHHGELIYGSTFCAAELGHIMVSLDGPECSCGSRGCVEAYASGLALQREAKRLHDEDLLVVEGMSLNNKEQVNASHLIQAARLGNTKAEGVLRTAAAAVGVAVVNILHTVNPSLVVLSGVLAQHYKNPVTHFISQRALSSAREVKVLTSDLDNPALLGAASMVLDYTTRRTY from the exons ATGCAGCGGGTGGATGAGAAGATGGAGCGTGAGGAGAGCGGAGGGAACGAGGGAACCAGGCAGAGGCTGAAGGTGTGTGTGGCCACCTGTAATCGAGCAGATTACTCCAAACTCGCCCCCATCATGTTCGGCCTCAAATCTCAGCCTGACCTGTTCGAGCTCGAGGTCGTCGTCCTGGGCTCGCACCTTATCGACGATtacgg tAATACGTACCGTATGATCGAGCAGGACGAGTTCAACATCAGCGCCAGCCTCCACACTATCGTTCGTGGTGAGGATGAAGCAGCCATGGTGGAGTCTCTCGGCCTGGCGCTCGTCAAGCTTCCCGATGTCCTTCTGCGCCTGGCGCCTCATGTGCTCATCGTCCATGGCGACCGCTTCGACTCTCTTGCCGTGGCGACAGCAGCGGCCCTGATGAACGTCCGTATCCTGCATGTAGAGGGTGGAGAAGTAAGCGGCACCATCGACGACTCGATCCGCCACGCCATCACCAAACTGGCGCACTACCACGCCGTGTGCACGCACGCCGCCCAGATGCACCTGCTCGCCATGTGCGAGGACCACGACCGGATCCTGATGGCCGGCTGCCCGTCATACGACCGCCTGCTCAATGCACGTCACCATGACGACCACGAAGACATCATCAAAGCCTGGCTCG GTGACGGTGTGAAGGAGTCAGAGTACATCGTGGCTCTGCAGCATCCTGTAACTACAGACATCAAAAACTCCATAAAGATCTACGAGCTCATGCTGGACGCTCTCATCACCTTCAAAAAGAAAACACTCATCCTGTTCCCCAACGTCGATGCtg gcagtaAGGAGATGGTGCGTGTGATGAGGAAGAAGGGAATCGAGCAGCACCCCTGCTTTCGCGCCGTCAAACACGTTCCCTTCACCCAGTTCATCCAGCTGGTGGCTCACGCGGGCTGCATGGTGGGGAACAGCAGCTGTGGCGTGCGCGAGGCCGGAGCCTTCGGGACGCCCGTCGTCAACCTGGGCACGCGCCAAACCGGTCGAGAAACAG GTGAGAACGTTCTCCACGTGCGTGACGCTGATACGCACAATAAGATCTACCACGCCCTGGAGCTGCAGTTCGGGAAGCGATACCCCTG CTCCAAGATCTACGGAGACGGGAACGCCGTGTCGCGGATCATGAAGTTCCTGCAGTCCATCGATCTATTGGAGCCGGTACAGAAGACCTTCAGTTTCCCGCCGGTGAGAGAGGACAGCGTGTCCCAAGACATCGACCACATCCTGGAGACGCAGAGCGCGCTGGGCATCGACCTCGGGGGCACCAATCTGCGCGTGGGCATCGTCACCAtgacg gGGAAGATCATGAGGAAGTATTCTCAGCCTAACCCTAAGACCTACGAGGAGAGGATGGAGCTCATACTGAGCATGTGCAAACAGGCCATGGCCGATGCCGTCCCCCTCAACTGCAGAATCCTGGGAGTGG GGGTGAGTACAGGGGGCAGGGTGAACCCCCAGAATGGCATGGTGTTGGACTCCACTAAGCTGATAAACGAGTGGAGTCACATTGACCTGCGCTCTCCGGTGTCTCAGTCGCTCCACCTGCCGGTGTGGGTGGATAACGACGGGAATTGCGCCGCACTCGCTGAGAGGAAGTTTGGTCACGGGAAGGGCGTGGAAAACTTCGTCACCCTCATCACGGGAACGG GAATCGGAGGCGGGATCATCCATCACGGCGAGCTGATCTATGGCAGTACGTTCTGCGCCGCCGAGCTCGGACACATCATGGTGTCTCTGGACGGACCCGAGTGTTCCTGTGGGAGTCGCGGCTGCGTCGAGGCCTACGCGTCCGGGTTAGCGCTGCAGCGAGAGGCCAAGAGACTGCACGATg AGGATCTGCTGGTGGTGGAGGGAATGAGCCTGAACAACAAGGAGCAAGTGAACGCATCACACCTCATCCAAGCTGCTCGCCTCGGAAACACTAAAGCAGAGGGAGTGCTCCGTACag cggCGGCGGCTGTAGGTGTTGCAGTTGTGAACATCCTCCACACAGTGAACCCGTCTCTGGTGGTTCTGTCCGGTGTTCTCGCTCAGCATTACAAGAATCCCGTCACACACTTCATCAGCCAGCGCGCGCTCTCCTCTGCCAGGGAGGTCAAAGTCTTGACCTCTGACCTCGACAACCCCGCCCTGCTCGGTGCCGCCAGCATGGTCCTGGACTACACAACACGCCGCACCTACTGA
- the gne gene encoding bifunctional UDP-N-acetylglucosamine 2-epimerase/N-acetylmannosamine kinase isoform X1 yields MAAQRQKEGKKERKKTRRGLTEGNERKMFSGYGTRNPHELYYLQMQRVDEKMEREESGGNEGTRQRLKVCVATCNRADYSKLAPIMFGLKSQPDLFELEVVVLGSHLIDDYGNTYRMIEQDEFNISASLHTIVRGEDEAAMVESLGLALVKLPDVLLRLAPHVLIVHGDRFDSLAVATAAALMNVRILHVEGGEVSGTIDDSIRHAITKLAHYHAVCTHAAQMHLLAMCEDHDRILMAGCPSYDRLLNARHHDDHEDIIKAWLGDGVKESEYIVALQHPVTTDIKNSIKIYELMLDALITFKKKTLILFPNVDAGSKEMVRVMRKKGIEQHPCFRAVKHVPFTQFIQLVAHAGCMVGNSSCGVREAGAFGTPVVNLGTRQTGRETGENVLHVRDADTHNKIYHALELQFGKRYPCSKIYGDGNAVSRIMKFLQSIDLLEPVQKTFSFPPVREDSVSQDIDHILETQSALGIDLGGTNLRVGIVTMTGKIMRKYSQPNPKTYEERMELILSMCKQAMADAVPLNCRILGVGVSTGGRVNPQNGMVLDSTKLINEWSHIDLRSPVSQSLHLPVWVDNDGNCAALAERKFGHGKGVENFVTLITGTGIGGGIIHHGELIYGSTFCAAELGHIMVSLDGPECSCGSRGCVEAYASGLALQREAKRLHDEDLLVVEGMSLNNKEQVNASHLIQAARLGNTKAEGVLRTAAAAVGVAVVNILHTVNPSLVVLSGVLAQHYKNPVTHFISQRALSSAREVKVLTSDLDNPALLGAASMVLDYTTRRTY; encoded by the exons atggcagcacagagacagaaggagggtaagaaagagagaaagaagacacgGCGCGGTTTAACTGAAGGAAACGAGAGAAAAATGTTCAGCGGATATGGAACTAGAAACCCGCAC GAGCTGTACTATCTGCAGATGCAGCGGGTGGATGAGAAGATGGAGCGTGAGGAGAGCGGAGGGAACGAGGGAACCAGGCAGAGGCTGAAGGTGTGTGTGGCCACCTGTAATCGAGCAGATTACTCCAAACTCGCCCCCATCATGTTCGGCCTCAAATCTCAGCCTGACCTGTTCGAGCTCGAGGTCGTCGTCCTGGGCTCGCACCTTATCGACGATtacgg tAATACGTACCGTATGATCGAGCAGGACGAGTTCAACATCAGCGCCAGCCTCCACACTATCGTTCGTGGTGAGGATGAAGCAGCCATGGTGGAGTCTCTCGGCCTGGCGCTCGTCAAGCTTCCCGATGTCCTTCTGCGCCTGGCGCCTCATGTGCTCATCGTCCATGGCGACCGCTTCGACTCTCTTGCCGTGGCGACAGCAGCGGCCCTGATGAACGTCCGTATCCTGCATGTAGAGGGTGGAGAAGTAAGCGGCACCATCGACGACTCGATCCGCCACGCCATCACCAAACTGGCGCACTACCACGCCGTGTGCACGCACGCCGCCCAGATGCACCTGCTCGCCATGTGCGAGGACCACGACCGGATCCTGATGGCCGGCTGCCCGTCATACGACCGCCTGCTCAATGCACGTCACCATGACGACCACGAAGACATCATCAAAGCCTGGCTCG GTGACGGTGTGAAGGAGTCAGAGTACATCGTGGCTCTGCAGCATCCTGTAACTACAGACATCAAAAACTCCATAAAGATCTACGAGCTCATGCTGGACGCTCTCATCACCTTCAAAAAGAAAACACTCATCCTGTTCCCCAACGTCGATGCtg gcagtaAGGAGATGGTGCGTGTGATGAGGAAGAAGGGAATCGAGCAGCACCCCTGCTTTCGCGCCGTCAAACACGTTCCCTTCACCCAGTTCATCCAGCTGGTGGCTCACGCGGGCTGCATGGTGGGGAACAGCAGCTGTGGCGTGCGCGAGGCCGGAGCCTTCGGGACGCCCGTCGTCAACCTGGGCACGCGCCAAACCGGTCGAGAAACAG GTGAGAACGTTCTCCACGTGCGTGACGCTGATACGCACAATAAGATCTACCACGCCCTGGAGCTGCAGTTCGGGAAGCGATACCCCTG CTCCAAGATCTACGGAGACGGGAACGCCGTGTCGCGGATCATGAAGTTCCTGCAGTCCATCGATCTATTGGAGCCGGTACAGAAGACCTTCAGTTTCCCGCCGGTGAGAGAGGACAGCGTGTCCCAAGACATCGACCACATCCTGGAGACGCAGAGCGCGCTGGGCATCGACCTCGGGGGCACCAATCTGCGCGTGGGCATCGTCACCAtgacg gGGAAGATCATGAGGAAGTATTCTCAGCCTAACCCTAAGACCTACGAGGAGAGGATGGAGCTCATACTGAGCATGTGCAAACAGGCCATGGCCGATGCCGTCCCCCTCAACTGCAGAATCCTGGGAGTGG GGGTGAGTACAGGGGGCAGGGTGAACCCCCAGAATGGCATGGTGTTGGACTCCACTAAGCTGATAAACGAGTGGAGTCACATTGACCTGCGCTCTCCGGTGTCTCAGTCGCTCCACCTGCCGGTGTGGGTGGATAACGACGGGAATTGCGCCGCACTCGCTGAGAGGAAGTTTGGTCACGGGAAGGGCGTGGAAAACTTCGTCACCCTCATCACGGGAACGG GAATCGGAGGCGGGATCATCCATCACGGCGAGCTGATCTATGGCAGTACGTTCTGCGCCGCCGAGCTCGGACACATCATGGTGTCTCTGGACGGACCCGAGTGTTCCTGTGGGAGTCGCGGCTGCGTCGAGGCCTACGCGTCCGGGTTAGCGCTGCAGCGAGAGGCCAAGAGACTGCACGATg AGGATCTGCTGGTGGTGGAGGGAATGAGCCTGAACAACAAGGAGCAAGTGAACGCATCACACCTCATCCAAGCTGCTCGCCTCGGAAACACTAAAGCAGAGGGAGTGCTCCGTACag cggCGGCGGCTGTAGGTGTTGCAGTTGTGAACATCCTCCACACAGTGAACCCGTCTCTGGTGGTTCTGTCCGGTGTTCTCGCTCAGCATTACAAGAATCCCGTCACACACTTCATCAGCCAGCGCGCGCTCTCCTCTGCCAGGGAGGTCAAAGTCTTGACCTCTGACCTCGACAACCCCGCCCTGCTCGGTGCCGCCAGCATGGTCCTGGACTACACAACACGCCGCACCTACTGA